A region from the Beduinella massiliensis genome encodes:
- a CDS encoding D-alanyl-D-alanine carboxypeptidase family protein, with the protein MNKAHAGILRRLIVLFLLVYTILPGASALAAAKPTATPDPDRFVDPTYPPNVAKWDSSHPDLLEPEMVLAEAAILVEMDTGTVIFAKNEDRILYPASTTKILTALLGIQFGDLEEEVEITEEALDIPEDSSKIGLRAGEMIKLKDLIYGTMVKSGNDGAKAIAVHISGSEEEFVNLMNQTASMLGCSENTHFANSHGYHDENHYTTVRDMAIIARAAMQVDTFRDVASSYKYTIPATNLQAARNLQSDSMNFMSPTQNDGEPNSYYYNGGIGVKTGFHSKAGYCYVGAAYRDGVELLSVVFNTSRRGRWNDTRMLMDYGFSQYISTNPVSIYEEDPRYIDIAGFALDDYYNDEEKYGTVKLGIRPMDEENEVHVVGTRDEIETMKNNFSSISHVNWTREFRAPIYEGDVMGVLTFYPRDGDPVDYELYATRSVAARLDGPPTLEEIERYTLEDENPLPRFSLEYVTVPAVLLIILILFIRRLRSLRKKKKARDVRVPEPKSRSYR; encoded by the coding sequence TTGAACAAAGCGCATGCCGGTATCTTGCGCAGGTTGATCGTGCTGTTTCTGCTCGTTTATACGATTTTGCCTGGAGCCTCGGCGCTTGCCGCTGCAAAACCTACGGCTACCCCCGACCCCGATAGATTTGTAGATCCCACCTATCCCCCCAACGTCGCCAAGTGGGATTCCAGCCATCCGGACCTGCTGGAACCGGAGATGGTGCTCGCAGAAGCGGCCATCCTCGTGGAGATGGATACGGGGACGGTGATCTTCGCCAAGAACGAGGATCGGATTTTATACCCGGCCAGTACGACGAAAATCCTGACTGCGCTGCTTGGCATTCAGTTCGGAGACCTGGAAGAAGAGGTGGAAATCACCGAGGAAGCGCTCGACATCCCGGAGGACTCGTCGAAGATCGGCCTTCGCGCAGGCGAGATGATCAAGCTGAAGGACCTGATCTACGGCACGATGGTCAAGTCGGGCAACGACGGTGCCAAGGCGATTGCCGTACACATCTCCGGCAGCGAGGAAGAATTCGTAAACCTCATGAACCAGACGGCTTCCATGCTCGGATGCAGCGAAAACACGCACTTTGCCAACTCGCACGGCTATCACGACGAAAACCACTATACGACGGTGCGCGACATGGCGATCATCGCCCGCGCTGCGATGCAGGTGGATACGTTCCGCGACGTTGCGAGCTCGTACAAGTATACGATCCCTGCGACGAACCTGCAGGCCGCCCGGAACCTGCAGTCGGACAGCATGAATTTCATGAGCCCCACCCAAAACGACGGGGAACCGAATTCCTATTATTATAACGGCGGCATCGGCGTCAAGACGGGCTTTCACAGCAAGGCGGGCTACTGCTACGTCGGCGCGGCCTATCGCGACGGTGTGGAATTGCTCAGCGTCGTCTTCAACACCTCCCGACGTGGGCGCTGGAACGACACCCGTATGCTGATGGATTACGGCTTTTCGCAGTACATCAGCACCAACCCCGTCAGCATCTACGAGGAGGATCCGCGCTACATCGATATCGCCGGCTTTGCACTGGACGATTACTACAACGACGAGGAGAAGTACGGTACCGTAAAGCTCGGCATCCGCCCGATGGACGAGGAAAACGAAGTGCATGTCGTCGGCACGCGGGACGAAATCGAGACGATGAAGAACAACTTCTCCAGCATCTCGCATGTCAACTGGACGCGTGAGTTCCGCGCTCCGATTTACGAGGGCGACGTGATGGGCGTGTTGACGTTCTACCCGCGCGACGGAGATCCGGTCGATTACGAACTTTATGCGACGCGGTCCGTCGCCGCCCGCCTGGACGGTCCGCCGACGCTGGAGGAGATCGAGCGCTACACGCTGGAGGACGAGAATCCTCTTCCCCGCTTTTCCTTGGAATACGTGACGGTTCCAGCCGTCCTTCTGATCATCCTTATTCTGTTCATCCGCAGGCTTCGTTCGCTTCGCAAAAAGAAAAAAGCGCGCGATGTGCGCGTTCCGGAGCCCAAGTCCCGCTCATACAGATGA
- a CDS encoding response regulator — MAKRILLVDDEPLIVKGLRFSLEQDGYAVDSAADGEEAVNKFFSGSYDLILLDVMLPKMSGIEVCQRIRERSNVPIIMLTAKGEDMDKILGLEYGADDYMTKPFNILEVKARIKSIFRRTAPAGEAEDKKVVRVHDLEVNFANRSVTLGGKDVKLTAKEFDLLQLFITNRGKVYSRENMLETVWKYDYLGDIRTVDVHIRRLREKIERDPTQPEFILTKWGVGYYFTDKD; from the coding sequence ATGGCCAAACGGATATTGCTTGTCGACGACGAACCGCTCATCGTCAAGGGGCTTCGTTTCAGCTTGGAACAGGACGGATACGCCGTCGACTCCGCCGCGGACGGGGAAGAGGCTGTCAATAAATTTTTTTCGGGTTCGTATGATCTCATATTGCTCGACGTCATGCTGCCGAAGATGAGCGGCATTGAGGTTTGTCAGCGCATTCGCGAGCGTTCCAACGTGCCGATCATCATGCTAACGGCGAAGGGGGAGGACATGGATAAGATCCTAGGCCTGGAATACGGCGCGGACGACTACATGACCAAGCCCTTTAACATCTTGGAGGTCAAGGCGCGCATCAAGTCGATCTTCCGGCGCACAGCCCCGGCAGGTGAAGCGGAAGACAAGAAGGTCGTTCGCGTGCACGATCTGGAGGTCAACTTCGCGAACCGTTCCGTAACGTTGGGGGGCAAGGACGTCAAGCTCACGGCGAAGGAATTCGACCTGCTGCAGCTGTTCATCACCAATCGCGGAAAGGTATACAGCCGCGAAAACATGCTGGAAACGGTCTGGAAGTACGACTATCTCGGGGACATCCGCACGGTGGACGTTCATATCCGCCGCCTGCGCGAAAAGATCGAACGGGACCCGACCCAGCCGGAGTTCATCCTGACCAAATGGGGAGTGGGTTACTATTTCACGGACAAAGATTAA
- a CDS encoding ATP-binding protein, which translates to MVGDSLFNEKVRAEKSTVSELAVQFAPLWETETTDSFYNELLEAGRQTGGRLLVLDMDGKVQLDTFSEYNGTRLALGEVSTVLAGEQNADYGFHLLPGNGRRQQFSWLDLFSGRDRDSIWVGYFTASIVQDGERTGVLLYSSQVQDMVDSLVNMRDQMLSTFVLGALAVSMLSFLVSRWITRPIGALTAGIEQMAKGDFSSRVRVQGHSEMAQLAETFNLMSEKLENLDNSRNQFVSNASHELKTPLATMKILLESVIYQDDMDPELRKEFLQDINKEIDRLNLVIGDLLTLVHIDSHKMKLRREMMPLGESVREVIRRLAPMAAQRRQEIEVGIHDECEMFADPLKLQQVIYNIVENGIKYTPDGGKVRVTLVRDGRDAILKITDNGVGIPREDLAHIFERFYRVDKARSRDTGGTGLGLSIVQQIIRLHGGNIDVQSEPGKGTTFTIELPVK; encoded by the coding sequence ATGGTCGGTGATTCGCTCTTTAACGAAAAGGTACGTGCGGAAAAGAGCACGGTTTCCGAACTGGCGGTGCAGTTCGCACCGCTTTGGGAGACGGAAACCACGGATTCGTTTTATAACGAGCTTCTCGAAGCCGGGCGCCAGACAGGCGGCCGGCTGCTCGTGCTCGACATGGACGGCAAGGTACAGTTGGACACGTTCAGCGAGTACAACGGGACGCGCCTGGCGCTGGGCGAGGTGAGCACCGTGCTTGCGGGCGAGCAGAACGCGGATTATGGATTTCATCTGCTGCCCGGAAACGGAAGAAGGCAGCAGTTTTCCTGGCTCGACCTCTTCTCCGGCCGCGATCGGGACAGCATCTGGGTCGGCTACTTTACCGCCTCGATCGTTCAGGACGGAGAACGCACGGGCGTCCTGCTTTACTCCTCGCAGGTGCAGGATATGGTGGATTCCCTCGTGAACATGCGGGACCAAATGCTCTCCACATTCGTTTTGGGAGCGCTCGCGGTCAGCATGCTCAGCTTCCTCGTTTCGCGCTGGATCACGCGCCCCATCGGCGCCCTGACCGCGGGCATCGAACAGATGGCCAAGGGCGACTTTTCCAGCCGCGTGCGCGTGCAGGGGCACAGTGAAATGGCTCAACTCGCGGAGACGTTCAACCTCATGAGTGAAAAGCTGGAAAATCTCGACAACTCGCGCAATCAGTTCGTCTCCAACGCCTCGCACGAGCTCAAAACGCCGCTGGCCACGATGAAGATATTGCTGGAATCCGTCATCTATCAGGACGACATGGACCCGGAGCTGCGAAAGGAATTCTTGCAGGACATCAACAAGGAAATCGATCGGCTTAACCTCGTCATCGGCGATTTGCTGACGCTGGTTCATATCGACAGCCACAAGATGAAGCTGCGCCGCGAGATGATGCCCCTGGGCGAGTCGGTGCGGGAGGTGATCCGGCGGCTCGCGCCTATGGCCGCCCAGCGCCGGCAGGAGATCGAGGTCGGCATCCACGACGAATGCGAAATGTTTGCCGATCCGCTTAAGCTTCAGCAGGTGATCTACAATATCGTCGAAAACGGCATCAAGTACACGCCGGACGGCGGAAAGGTCCGGGTGACCCTCGTGCGCGATGGACGTGACGCGATTTTAAAGATCACAGACAATGGCGTCGGCATCCCGCGGGAGGACCTGGCGCATATCTTTGAACGCTTCTATCGGGTGGACAAGGCTCGCTCCCGCGATACGGGCGGTACGGGCCTCGGACTTTCCATCGTGCAGCAGATTATCCGCCTGCATGGCGGCAACATCGACGTACAGAGCGAGCCGGGCAAAGGCACCACCTTTACCATCGAGCTGCCTGTCAAGTAA
- a CDS encoding GerMN domain-containing protein, translated as MIRKFIASLTLAVLIFCGVAALDLGIVTLPVAVSQPLFSEEGAEERKTTIPLTTTLPGSTATPVQPAAQGSQSDLAVATLYYRYYQTSFLGREERVLSVPRDDAVELTIVQALISGPSSSYQELVGLFPPDTQVVATRRSGNLVSVTLSEAFLAPPADAPKNWESFEYWRHEIPLRRQLAVLSIANALTESGRCERVQILIATQEGDIQGDRLMRSAIYTDEADPSVALEPLKRNEDVILSPRGAVRAVLSMWQSKSWETLYVFMAKSVSAGDVPLPSQTEFLSEVSLREVSLLGYSVGTGTVSVDGMRATVPVNIQVQRSDGSRVGLEKIPVPLTCENGNWKLSYASLLALMDHQ; from the coding sequence TTGATTCGCAAGTTCATCGCAAGTTTGACGCTGGCCGTCCTCATTTTCTGCGGCGTTGCAGCGCTCGACCTCGGTATCGTGACGCTGCCCGTTGCCGTCTCGCAGCCGCTCTTCTCAGAGGAGGGGGCGGAGGAGCGCAAGACGACCATCCCGCTCACGACGACGCTGCCCGGCTCGACTGCGACGCCCGTTCAGCCCGCGGCGCAGGGGAGTCAGAGCGACCTGGCTGTCGCGACGCTCTATTACCGGTACTACCAGACCTCCTTCTTGGGGCGTGAGGAACGCGTGCTGAGCGTTCCGCGCGACGACGCGGTGGAGCTCACCATCGTGCAGGCGCTCATCTCGGGTCCCAGCTCATCCTATCAGGAGTTGGTCGGCCTCTTCCCCCCGGATACGCAGGTTGTCGCCACCCGGAGAAGCGGAAACCTTGTCAGCGTGACGTTAAGCGAAGCCTTTCTCGCCCCGCCGGCCGACGCGCCGAAAAACTGGGAGTCGTTTGAATACTGGCGCCACGAGATCCCGTTGCGCAGGCAGCTTGCGGTGCTGTCGATCGCAAACGCGTTGACGGAAAGCGGCCGGTGCGAGCGTGTACAGATCCTGATTGCGACACAGGAAGGGGATATTCAGGGCGATCGCCTCATGCGTTCTGCAATATATACGGATGAAGCAGATCCGAGCGTGGCGCTGGAGCCGCTGAAAAGAAACGAGGACGTCATTCTGTCCCCGCGCGGCGCAGTAAGAGCTGTGCTTTCCATGTGGCAAAGCAAGAGCTGGGAAACCCTGTACGTCTTCATGGCCAAAAGCGTTTCCGCAGGCGACGTGCCGCTGCCCTCGCAGACCGAATTTTTAAGCGAGGTGAGTCTGCGCGAGGTCTCCCTGCTCGGGTACAGCGTCGGCACGGGTACGGTTTCCGTGGACGGAATGCGAGCGACGGTACCCGTGAACATTCAGGTGCAGCGCAGCGACGGCAGTCGGGTTGGGCTCGAAAAGATCCCCGTCCCGCTGACATGTGAAAACGGGAACTGGAAGCTTTCGTACGCGTCGCTGCTGGCGCTGATGGATCATCAATAG
- a CDS encoding GerMN domain-containing protein: protein MRKSRRLLAALLCCLTLGGCVEQIEERPPSELIASDISVVYDAPQGDMTSARTLDAVLHYLSYDGTQLVSTVRSIYVSNNMTEEEAVLRALLADPMQEGMRAIAPGIEVQSGASAVEVSNGIVTVNLSSQARTLEPQELFTARVAIANTLTELSGVDYVNVLVEGREEGQDLGAQIPMGTLSRSAGGDVSALWNQLEGQRTQGNGSGLTKMATLYFPMPGARFMVPEVHSISFTSSATVDYAAELLREWGKGASAVQGSPSAFSPLDYLIGLPEESRLAGSSYTIVRLNFSPELEEALAVSAIPKGLFLAMMTYTLTGFIPMLDGVVVHIGDKLVDKLTEEESLDGREQRFEGGILMRQDFSAYLAEYCRLYFPTQSGDMLAGVNRPVPQKQSFIPRALFRQLLEGPQRADAKEGLALALPEGISDADIIGLQIVDDVALINVSQAFADACADLSPQEERNVIYTIVNTMTELSQVRRVCFFVNGGQVASLAGSMGMRGYFVRNPGIILQED from the coding sequence ATGAGAAAAAGTAGGCGGCTCTTAGCCGCATTGCTCTGCTGTCTGACGCTGGGGGGCTGCGTGGAGCAAATTGAGGAACGCCCGCCGTCCGAGCTGATCGCTTCGGACATATCGGTGGTTTACGACGCGCCGCAGGGCGATATGACGTCCGCCCGGACGCTAGATGCCGTGCTGCACTACCTGAGCTATGACGGAACACAGCTCGTCTCCACGGTGCGCAGCATCTACGTTTCAAACAACATGACGGAGGAGGAAGCGGTGCTGAGAGCCCTGCTCGCAGACCCGATGCAGGAGGGAATGCGCGCGATTGCGCCGGGTATTGAGGTGCAGAGCGGCGCCTCCGCGGTCGAGGTCTCCAACGGAATCGTGACGGTCAACCTCTCCTCCCAGGCGCGCACGCTTGAGCCGCAGGAGCTGTTCACGGCCCGCGTCGCGATCGCCAATACCCTGACGGAGCTATCCGGTGTGGATTACGTCAACGTACTGGTGGAGGGCAGGGAGGAAGGACAGGATCTGGGCGCGCAGATTCCGATGGGCACGCTTTCGCGCAGCGCGGGCGGAGACGTATCTGCGCTTTGGAACCAGCTCGAAGGGCAGCGTACCCAGGGAAACGGCTCAGGCCTTACGAAGATGGCGACGCTGTATTTTCCAATGCCCGGCGCGCGCTTCATGGTGCCAGAAGTACACAGCATTTCCTTCACTTCCTCAGCCACCGTGGATTACGCGGCAGAGCTCCTGCGGGAATGGGGGAAGGGCGCGAGCGCGGTGCAGGGCTCCCCTAGCGCTTTTTCGCCGCTCGACTACCTGATCGGCCTGCCCGAAGAGAGCCGTCTTGCCGGAAGCTCCTACACGATTGTCCGTCTGAATTTTTCGCCGGAGCTCGAAGAGGCGCTCGCTGTGTCGGCCATTCCCAAGGGACTTTTCCTCGCGATGATGACGTACACGCTGACGGGCTTTATTCCGATGCTCGACGGCGTCGTCGTGCACATCGGTGACAAGCTCGTCGACAAGCTGACGGAGGAGGAAAGCCTGGACGGCAGGGAACAGCGCTTTGAGGGCGGCATCCTGATGCGTCAGGATTTTAGTGCTTACCTGGCCGAATACTGTCGCCTGTACTTTCCGACCCAATCCGGCGACATGCTGGCGGGCGTCAACCGCCCGGTTCCGCAAAAGCAGAGCTTCATTCCCCGAGCGCTGTTCCGCCAGCTGCTCGAAGGGCCGCAGCGTGCGGACGCAAAGGAGGGCCTCGCCCTTGCGCTGCCGGAGGGGATCAGCGATGCGGACATCATCGGCCTCCAAATCGTGGACGACGTAGCGCTGATCAACGTTTCGCAGGCCTTTGCCGACGCGTGCGCGGATCTGAGCCCGCAGGAAGAGCGAAACGTCATCTATACCATCGTCAACACCATGACGGAACTGTCTCAGGTGCGGCGTGTCTGTTTCTTTGTAAATGGGGGGCAGGTCGCGTCGCTCGCGGGTTCGATGGGGATGCGCGGTTACTTCGTGCGGAATCCGGGCATTATCCTCCAGGAGGATTGA
- a CDS encoding DNA internalization-related competence protein ComEC/Rec2: MREERPRYALLYAAIAYMAGTAVGSLVSFHYAFIILELLLLGVCFVLLAGRRRFVYVPLFLLLALTGMTRCSLALRHIETPQPGSVTVEARIEQKLKYDEEKGRATYRMTDVRVTRNGATQRTKAKAYASLPCTERLAPRAGQTVRFEGFVYEAQEQRNPGGFDFYRYLRGRGMDFGLYGTRVIDISDTGVFQPLALLDAARGAIAARIDVLYGARAGMMQGLLLGYKSGLAQALYDAFKKSGIAHLLAVSGLHVGLLAFLLAKLFDWFSLSIRFRLVLTSALLVGYCLLIGAPASAVRACVMSLLLLAARASGRDYNAPTAMAAAALLILTFEPLALLDMGFVLSFTTVLGIVLLHPRVEGALGFLPQRMRGSLSIAVAAQAASLPAQAMFFGEIPLLGIPANLLCIFLAGFAVPAGLLSLLLSAIYMPLGRALAWLVGDCLRGMEVLSRFFASFPLGSLRIPRIPLLVVAACILCFFLLSPYVHMRKFVRFVSCFSVFSLALCLWISPKGLDVRYIQLDVGQGDAAVLLTKDFTLAIDTGPSEGEALRDFLRKEGRCVDLLLLSHLDTDHAGGLSGLLDAGIPIERIGLPTGIEAAETDAGVLDALSRAVSRGASLEGYAQGDVVKTPPELQVDVLCPTPSAEGANGRCLMLRIDVNGVTILTAGDVPVQNEVHVGTDCDILKLSHHGAKNGTSMELLRHAAPSLALISVGENTYGHPSEEVMSRLREAGIPALRTDECGAIEIRIQNGGYSVRRFVQDRGVFYDASGIF, translated from the coding sequence ATGAGGGAGGAACGGCCGCGTTACGCGTTGCTTTACGCCGCAATTGCCTACATGGCGGGTACAGCGGTCGGAAGCCTCGTCTCCTTTCATTACGCGTTCATCATCCTGGAGCTTTTGCTGCTCGGCGTGTGCTTTGTCCTGCTCGCAGGGCGCAGACGCTTTGTCTATGTGCCGCTGTTTCTGCTGCTTGCCCTTACCGGCATGACGCGCTGCTCGCTTGCGCTCAGGCACATCGAGACGCCGCAGCCGGGGTCGGTGACGGTTGAAGCGCGCATCGAGCAAAAGCTCAAGTACGACGAAGAAAAGGGCCGGGCTACCTACCGCATGACGGACGTTCGCGTCACCCGCAACGGCGCCACGCAGCGCACGAAAGCGAAGGCGTACGCAAGCCTTCCCTGTACGGAGCGCCTTGCACCGCGCGCCGGACAAACGGTACGCTTTGAGGGATTTGTCTACGAGGCGCAGGAGCAGAGGAACCCCGGCGGATTTGATTTTTATCGCTATCTCCGCGGACGTGGCATGGACTTTGGCCTTTATGGCACCCGCGTGATCGACATTTCAGATACAGGCGTGTTCCAACCGCTCGCGTTGCTCGATGCAGCGCGCGGCGCGATTGCCGCGCGGATAGATGTCCTATACGGCGCTAGAGCCGGGATGATGCAGGGACTGTTGCTGGGGTATAAGAGCGGACTTGCACAGGCTCTCTACGACGCCTTTAAAAAAAGCGGTATCGCGCATCTGCTGGCGGTTTCCGGGCTACACGTCGGCTTGCTCGCGTTCCTGCTCGCCAAGCTCTTCGATTGGTTCTCCCTGTCGATCCGATTTCGCCTTGTCCTCACGTCGGCGCTGCTCGTGGGGTATTGCCTGCTCATCGGCGCGCCCGCGAGCGCCGTTCGCGCCTGCGTCATGAGTTTGCTTCTGCTGGCCGCGAGAGCTTCCGGGCGGGATTACAACGCCCCCACCGCAATGGCCGCAGCCGCCCTGCTGATTTTGACGTTTGAGCCGCTTGCGCTCCTTGATATGGGGTTCGTGCTGTCGTTTACGACGGTGCTGGGGATCGTGCTCCTGCATCCGCGCGTAGAAGGCGCGCTTGGCTTTTTGCCGCAACGGATGCGGGGTAGCCTGTCTATCGCTGTCGCCGCTCAGGCGGCTTCCCTTCCGGCACAGGCGATGTTCTTCGGCGAAATTCCGCTGCTCGGCATACCTGCCAACCTTCTTTGTATCTTCCTCGCTGGTTTTGCGGTGCCGGCCGGGCTTTTGTCGCTGCTCTTAAGCGCGATCTATATGCCGCTGGGGCGTGCGCTCGCATGGCTGGTGGGCGACTGCCTGCGTGGGATGGAGGTGCTTTCGCGCTTCTTTGCTTCATTCCCGCTGGGCAGCCTGCGCATTCCGCGCATTCCGTTGTTGGTCGTAGCTGCCTGCATCCTCTGTTTTTTTCTTCTAAGCCCTTACGTGCACATGCGAAAATTCGTTCGTTTCGTTTCCTGTTTTTCGGTGTTTTCGCTCGCCCTCTGCCTGTGGATCTCTCCAAAGGGGCTCGATGTCCGATACATTCAGTTGGACGTCGGACAAGGAGATGCCGCCGTCCTTTTGACGAAAGACTTTACCTTGGCCATCGATACGGGGCCTTCAGAGGGGGAAGCGCTGCGGGATTTCCTGCGCAAGGAGGGCCGCTGCGTCGATCTGCTGCTGCTCAGTCATCTGGATACGGATCACGCGGGCGGGCTCTCCGGTCTGCTCGACGCCGGCATCCCGATTGAACGCATCGGATTGCCAACCGGAATCGAAGCGGCTGAAACCGACGCGGGCGTGCTGGATGCGCTTTCCCGTGCCGTTTCTCGGGGCGCTTCTCTGGAGGGTTACGCGCAGGGCGACGTAGTGAAGACCCCGCCGGAGCTTCAGGTAGATGTGCTCTGCCCCACGCCTTCCGCCGAAGGCGCCAACGGCCGCTGCCTGATGCTTCGTATCGACGTAAACGGGGTTACAATCCTAACAGCAGGGGATGTACCCGTCCAAAACGAGGTGCATGTGGGCACCGACTGTGATATACTGAAGCTATCGCATCATGGAGCGAAAAACGGCACCAGCATGGAACTGCTGCGGCACGCGGCGCCGTCGCTCGCGCTCATCAGCGTGGGGGAAAACACCTATGGTCATCCCTCCGAAGAGGTGATGAGCCGCCTGCGGGAAGCAGGAATCCCCGCGCTGCGTACGGACGAATGCGGCGCAATTGAAATACGAATCCAAAACGGGGGCTACAGCGTCCGCCGTTTTGTGCAGGACAGAGGGGTTTTCTATGACGCATCAGGCATTTTTTGA
- the holA gene encoding DNA polymerase III subunit delta — MTHQAFFDALKNGTPARVYLFSGEEEHVKRSALRKLRERILTPGLEQMNETILDNPSADAIISSCETLPMMDACRLIVVRDSALLTAGRARDEAAEAERLAAYIPRVPETSCLVFYCGGTIDKRKKLSQALSKAATVVQFDPLDDMELARWMRATLKGYGKTISPQEAQFLAFTSGRDLTMLLREIEKLVSYAGERTEITHDDIEQVATKTLECTVFNMVDAILAGKEEQAFRLLSHLLEAGEARIGILALIQRQYRQLLHAKLMQEGKVPQGEQMKRLGVPSFVFNRIQGQVRGYDAAALARCVGLCEETDFAIKSGRMREDAALERAMLMLCGKTA; from the coding sequence ATGACGCATCAGGCATTTTTTGACGCGCTGAAGAACGGAACACCCGCGCGCGTCTACCTTTTTTCCGGGGAGGAAGAGCACGTGAAGCGAAGCGCGCTCAGGAAGCTGCGCGAGCGCATCCTGACGCCGGGGCTGGAGCAGATGAACGAGACGATTCTGGACAATCCTTCCGCCGACGCCATCATCTCCTCGTGCGAAACGCTGCCGATGATGGATGCTTGCCGGCTAATCGTCGTGCGGGACAGCGCCCTGCTCACTGCCGGGCGCGCGCGGGACGAAGCGGCGGAGGCAGAACGGCTTGCCGCGTACATCCCGCGCGTGCCGGAGACCTCCTGTCTGGTCTTTTATTGCGGCGGCACGATCGATAAGCGAAAAAAACTCTCGCAGGCGCTATCAAAGGCCGCGACAGTCGTGCAGTTCGACCCGCTGGACGACATGGAACTCGCTCGCTGGATGCGCGCCACGCTCAAGGGCTACGGCAAGACGATTTCACCGCAGGAGGCGCAGTTCCTCGCCTTCACCTCCGGACGTGATCTGACGATGCTGCTGCGCGAAATTGAAAAGCTGGTCAGCTACGCGGGCGAGCGAACGGAAATCACCCACGACGACATCGAGCAGGTCGCTACCAAGACGCTGGAGTGCACCGTCTTCAACATGGTGGACGCGATTTTAGCAGGCAAGGAGGAACAGGCGTTCCGGCTGCTTTCGCATCTGCTGGAGGCGGGGGAGGCGCGGATCGGCATTCTGGCGCTCATCCAGCGGCAGTATCGTCAGCTCCTGCACGCGAAGCTCATGCAGGAAGGAAAGGTGCCTCAGGGGGAACAGATGAAGCGGCTTGGCGTCCCATCGTTTGTGTTTAACCGCATACAGGGCCAAGTGCGCGGGTATGACGCGGCGGCTCTTGCGCGCTGTGTCGGACTCTGCGAAGAGACGGACTTTGCGATAAAGAGCGGCCGCATGAGGGAGGACGCGGCGCTGGAACGGGCGATGCTCATGTTGTGCGGGAAAACGGCTTGA
- the rpsT gene encoding 30S ribosomal protein S20: MPNIKSAIKRVKVSETKNLRNRMVKSATKTSLKKYEVALASDANAASALLGSTSSAVDKAAAKGVIHKNAANRKKARLARALVKAQAAAK, encoded by the coding sequence TTGCCGAACATTAAGTCTGCTATTAAGCGCGTCAAGGTGAGCGAAACCAAGAATCTTCGCAACCGCATGGTGAAGTCTGCGACCAAGACCTCGCTCAAGAAGTACGAGGTTGCTCTCGCTTCCGATGCGAACGCCGCTTCCGCGTTGCTGGGTTCTACCTCCAGTGCTGTCGATAAGGCTGCGGCAAAGGGCGTCATCCATAAGAACGCTGCAAACCGCAAGAAGGCCCGCCTGGCCCGTGCTCTTGTGAAGGCACAGGCTGCCGCGAAGTAA
- the gpr gene encoding GPR endopeptidase, which yields MRSVFTDLALERHQMAGEKEREGIELTTERSGAIERTVVKIVTEQAEKTMQRPRGYYVTLSFEQQSQLDLDVRKELADELAKSLRQMLPSEGDVLVVGLGNRRVTADALGPRVVDATLVTRHLRAHLPQSLSERVRPVSAVAPGVLGITGMETAEVVRGIVHHVHPEAVIAVDALAARESGRICSTLQIADTGIAPGSGVGNHRLGLTQSTLGVPVIAIGVPMVVYAATIARDALSYLVQDVQEEGQDQEQVVDALIQRVVTEQLGDLVVTPREVDTLIEHMADIVATGINQALHPQLDPAEISLLMS from the coding sequence ATGCGAAGCGTGTTTACGGATTTAGCGCTTGAGCGCCACCAGATGGCGGGGGAAAAGGAGCGCGAGGGAATTGAGCTTACGACGGAGCGCAGTGGAGCCATCGAGCGAACCGTCGTGAAAATCGTAACAGAACAGGCAGAAAAGACGATGCAGCGTCCGCGTGGGTATTACGTGACGCTCAGCTTCGAGCAGCAATCGCAGCTCGATCTGGACGTGCGAAAGGAGCTTGCGGATGAACTCGCGAAGAGCCTTCGCCAGATGCTTCCTTCGGAGGGCGATGTGCTCGTCGTAGGGCTCGGCAACCGGCGCGTAACGGCTGACGCACTCGGTCCGCGCGTCGTGGACGCGACGCTCGTGACGCGTCACCTGCGCGCGCACCTACCGCAGTCGCTTTCAGAGCGCGTGCGCCCGGTCAGCGCGGTCGCGCCCGGCGTGCTGGGCATCACCGGTATGGAAACGGCGGAAGTCGTAAGGGGAATCGTCCATCACGTTCATCCGGAGGCGGTCATCGCGGTCGACGCGCTCGCGGCGCGCGAGTCCGGGCGCATTTGCAGCACGCTGCAGATTGCGGATACCGGCATTGCACCCGGTTCGGGCGTCGGCAACCATCGTCTCGGCCTGACGCAGAGCACGCTGGGCGTACCGGTGATCGCAATCGGCGTTCCAATGGTTGTCTACGCCGCGACCATCGCACGCGATGCGCTATCCTATCTGGTGCAGGACGTTCAGGAGGAGGGACAAGATCAGGAGCAGGTCGTCGACGCATTGATTCAGCGCGTCGTGACGGAGCAGCTCGGCGATTTGGTCGTCACGCCGCGCGAAGTCGATACCCTGATCGAGCACATGGCGGATATCGTCGCTACGGGCATCAATCAGGCGCTGCATCCGCAGCTTGATCCTGCGGAAATCTCCTTGCTCATGTCGTAA